From one Drosophila subpulchrella strain 33 F10 #4 breed RU33 chromosome 3L, RU_Dsub_v1.1 Primary Assembly, whole genome shotgun sequence genomic stretch:
- the LOC119553859 gene encoding probable tRNA-splicing endonuclease subunit sen34 gives MYLTLLNGTGFVFNVDDYMELRSKHRIMGAPVGTANTKGWSPYQSTLPVELTKFETQLVLDENIAKLVDKSEDLMAKPTAVKVEEYKADFESRLLGQEEALKTEKLRETERYMDKILTGKRKKLLKQGRQEMAAALTADHVLKEMSENFKFERQNALVEVPCEHLRNHSAQIVTRTLVNVSCLKYRIFKDLWKRGKFVTSGDAFGADFLVYPGDPLIYHASHIVIVLDKPVIKPLELVAKVRLSVIVNKSCVFAYEKENDDGILYQTVAWCNPGK, from the exons atgtatttaactTTGTTAAACGGTACCGGCTTTGTTTTTAATGTGGATG ATTATATGGAACTGCGCAGCAAACATCGCATAATGGGTGCTCCAGTAGGCACCGCAAACACCAAAGGCTGGAGTCCCTATCAGTCCA CTCTTCCCGTGGAACTGACTAAATTCGAAACCCAGTTAGTTTTGGATGAGAATATAGCAAAGTTAGTCGATAAATCTGAGGACTTGATGGCAAAACCCACAGCGGTGAAAGTGGAGGAGTACAAGGCAGACTTCGAATCCCGTTTACTAGGGCAGGAAGAAGCACTAAAGACCGAAAAGCTTAGGGAAACTGAACGATATATGGATAAAATCCTGACGGGAAAACGAAAAAAGTTGCTTAAGCAGGGTAGACAAGAAATGG CTGCAGCTCTTACAGCCGATCATGTACTGAAGGAAATGtcggaaaattttaaattcgaaCGTCAAAATGCCTTGGTGGAGGTGCCATGTGAACATCTTAGAAATCATT CTGCTCAAATAGTTACTAGAACTCTTGTCAACGTCAGTTGCCTGAAATACCGCATTTTCAAAGATCTTTGGAAGCGGGGAAAGTTCGTAACCTCCGGTGACGCATTTGGAGCGGACTTTCTGGTTTATCCGGGTGATCCCCTGATCTACCACGCCTCGCATATAGTAATTGTGCTTGATAAACCAGTAATTAAACCCTTGGAACTGGTGGCCAAAGTTCGTCTATCGGTGATTGTGAATAAAAGCTGTGTATTTGCCTACGAGAAGGAAAATGACGATGGGATCCTATATCAAACTGTAGCATGGTGCAATCCTGGCAAGTGA